A genomic segment from Luteolibacter ambystomatis encodes:
- the rpsR gene encoding 30S ribosomal protein S18, with the protein MSEPKTVQRRIAFRKANRKMPTRRHDIQVEQVRATNPELLSKFTTETGKILPRRVTGVSAKLHRKITRSIKQARAVNLLP; encoded by the coding sequence ATGTCCGAGCCCAAGACCGTCCAGCGCCGCATCGCCTTCCGCAAGGCGAACCGCAAGATGCCGACCCGTCGGCACGACATCCAGGTGGAGCAGGTGCGCGCCACCAACCCGGAGCTTCTCTCGAAGTTCACCACCGAGACCGGCAAGATCCTGCCGCGCCGCGTGACGGGTGTGTCCGCCAAGCTTCATCGCAAGATCACCCGCTCCATCAAGCAGGCTCGCGCGGTGAATCTCCTGCCCTGA
- a CDS encoding toll/interleukin-1 receptor domain-containing protein, which translates to MQKKPLIFLSHASTDLELATRIKDLIRKAFVEQIEVFLSDVDIQTGDSWRSKLMDKLRESQVLLLLATERSISRPWVNFEIGAFFALEKPVYPVLSPGLEKDQLPSTFNDIQYIQLDSVKSVDLLLQNMGKFTLGGKAAKVNTRMFLDFAINFEKRVQRRAELFEIIDKSKDILDRLPSWLSSCSYEGVLCGFHFQKSLSDHREFYKEAVMRGARLKIAYCDPDLPDLRGTAESFRMEYEELRLEVLSGEQILINLCREIKKLKPSKAGSITPIKLSRVPNARYYLFDREAPDGFVACTPYIDLRPAQTPTFVFGAGAPSAVQYAKACMELIEENGSVVKI; encoded by the coding sequence ATGCAAAAAAAGCCACTCATCTTCTTAAGTCACGCATCCACTGATCTTGAACTTGCCACCCGAATAAAGGATTTGATACGAAAGGCATTTGTAGAACAAATTGAAGTATTTCTATCAGACGTTGATATCCAGACGGGAGATTCGTGGCGAAGCAAATTGATGGATAAACTTCGGGAATCACAAGTTCTGCTGCTTCTTGCAACCGAACGGTCGATCTCACGCCCTTGGGTGAACTTTGAAATCGGTGCATTCTTCGCATTGGAGAAACCGGTCTATCCCGTTCTTTCTCCAGGCCTTGAAAAAGACCAGCTTCCTTCCACATTCAATGATATTCAATATATACAGCTCGACTCCGTCAAGTCCGTGGATCTCTTGCTGCAGAATATGGGGAAATTCACGCTTGGGGGAAAAGCCGCCAAGGTGAATACAAGGATGTTTCTCGATTTTGCGATCAATTTTGAAAAGCGGGTTCAACGGCGGGCGGAACTCTTTGAAATCATCGATAAAAGCAAAGATATCTTGGATCGCTTGCCCTCATGGCTTTCTTCTTGCTCCTATGAGGGGGTCTTGTGCGGTTTTCATTTCCAGAAAAGCCTTTCCGATCATCGCGAATTCTACAAGGAAGCGGTGATGCGGGGTGCTCGGCTCAAAATCGCCTACTGTGATCCGGATTTGCCTGATTTGCGTGGCACGGCCGAATCTTTCCGCATGGAATATGAGGAACTTCGGCTTGAGGTTCTCTCTGGTGAGCAAATACTTATAAATCTTTGCCGCGAAATCAAAAAGCTCAAACCGTCCAAGGCAGGCAGCATTACTCCTATTAAACTGTCACGCGTCCCGAATGCTCGATACTACCTGTTCGACCGCGAGGCACCGGATGGATTTGTGGCCTGCACCCCATACATCGATCTACGGCCCGCGCAAACGCCAACGTTTGTTTTTGGCGCGGGAGCTCCCTCCGCAGTTCAATATGCGAAGGCATGTATGGAGCTTATTGAAGAGAATGGCTCGGTCGTCAAAATCTAA
- a CDS encoding TraR/DksA family transcriptional regulator, with translation MAAKKSTPKKAAPKAPAKKAAPAKAAKAAPAPAKKAAPAPKKPEPVKAASSKVVAKPAPAPKAKEAAPKNVTKETAPKEIAAETAPVNGSGGSHSAVFVDKQKQRLLDLRDELVDAMTGTTRDTIRNAPEGSEASGSGMHQGDAGSDAYDRDFALSVLAKEQDALYEIEQALQRIKKGAYGVCEMSGRKIPTARLEAIPFARLTVECQAQWEKEYGNRRFRPSNEVGFSGGNYSDDEDSETVSLDEDDD, from the coding sequence ATGGCCGCGAAGAAATCCACTCCCAAAAAGGCGGCGCCGAAGGCCCCCGCCAAGAAAGCTGCTCCGGCGAAGGCCGCCAAAGCCGCTCCGGCTCCCGCCAAGAAAGCCGCGCCCGCTCCCAAGAAGCCCGAGCCCGTGAAGGCCGCTTCCAGCAAGGTCGTGGCGAAACCGGCTCCGGCTCCGAAGGCGAAGGAAGCCGCTCCCAAGAACGTGACCAAGGAAACCGCCCCCAAGGAAATCGCAGCCGAGACCGCGCCCGTGAATGGCAGCGGCGGCAGCCACTCCGCCGTCTTCGTGGACAAGCAGAAGCAGCGCCTTCTCGACCTCCGCGACGAACTTGTGGATGCCATGACCGGCACCACCCGCGACACCATCCGCAATGCTCCCGAAGGCTCCGAGGCCTCCGGCTCCGGCATGCACCAGGGTGACGCCGGCAGCGATGCCTACGACCGTGACTTCGCCCTCAGCGTCCTGGCCAAGGAACAGGACGCCCTCTACGAAATCGAGCAGGCCCTCCAGCGCATCAAGAAGGGTGCCTACGGCGTCTGCGAAATGTCCGGCCGGAAGATCCCGACCGCCCGCCTCGAGGCCATTCCCTTCGCCCGTTTGACGGTCGAATGCCAGGCCCAGTGGGAGAAGGAATACGGCAACCGCCGCTTCCGTCCGTCCAACGAAGTTGGCTTCAGCGGCGGAAATTACTCGGATGATGAAGATTCCGAGACGGTTTCGCTTGACGAGGATGATGATTGA
- the mnmE gene encoding tRNA uridine-5-carboxymethylaminomethyl(34) synthesis GTPase MnmE, giving the protein MTPSESHTPTIAAVATAPGVGAVSLIRVSGPQAVAIADRVTGGRASRAEPRQAVRCRILDAAGATLDDGLMTVFRGPRSFTGEDAVEFAGHGGMLVTREVLSRFLACGAIPAGPGEFTQRAFFNGKLDLTQAEGVMDLISAQTSLALRAAREQMEGTIGRRTIEARDEILGVLAHVEAYIDFPDEDIDPDTGRALCDRLDRVSAAIDRLLATADQGRILREGVRTVIFGEPNVGKSSLLNRLLGYERAIVSEIAGTTRDTIEETVNLGGIPLRLIDTAGVRQAGDRIEEEGIRRTVRQIESADLLLEVADAGLPRPLLRPADVPEDTRHLLILNKADLGEHADWSGIEAVRISCQLDQGFDRLEAVIREALHLGSGEWGDHAVAINARHQACLARARQSLAAASAFLEPPADTELAAIDLREALDALGEVVGRVDTEDLLGVIFSSFCIGK; this is encoded by the coding sequence GTGACTCCCTCGGAATCCCACACTCCCACCATTGCCGCCGTCGCCACCGCGCCGGGCGTGGGGGCTGTTTCCCTCATCCGCGTTTCCGGTCCGCAGGCGGTAGCCATCGCGGATCGTGTCACCGGTGGCCGGGCTTCCCGCGCGGAGCCGCGCCAGGCCGTGCGCTGCCGCATTCTCGATGCCGCCGGAGCCACGCTTGATGACGGCCTCATGACCGTCTTCCGGGGCCCGCGCAGCTTCACCGGGGAAGATGCCGTGGAGTTCGCCGGGCATGGCGGCATGCTCGTCACCCGCGAGGTGCTGTCCCGTTTCCTCGCCTGCGGAGCCATCCCCGCCGGTCCGGGTGAGTTCACCCAGCGCGCGTTTTTCAATGGCAAGCTCGACCTGACCCAGGCCGAGGGCGTCATGGACCTCATCTCCGCCCAGACCTCGCTGGCGCTCCGTGCCGCTCGTGAACAAATGGAGGGCACCATCGGCCGCCGCACGATTGAAGCCCGCGATGAAATCCTCGGCGTGCTCGCCCATGTGGAGGCCTACATCGACTTTCCGGATGAGGACATCGATCCCGATACCGGCCGCGCCCTCTGCGATCGACTCGACCGCGTGTCCGCCGCCATCGACCGCTTGCTCGCCACAGCCGACCAAGGCCGCATCCTCCGCGAGGGCGTCCGCACCGTCATCTTCGGTGAGCCGAACGTCGGCAAATCCAGCCTGCTCAACCGTCTGCTCGGATACGAGCGTGCCATCGTCAGCGAGATCGCCGGCACCACTCGCGATACCATCGAGGAAACCGTGAACCTCGGCGGCATCCCGCTGCGCCTCATCGATACCGCGGGTGTCCGCCAGGCAGGGGATCGCATCGAGGAGGAAGGCATCCGCCGCACCGTCCGCCAGATCGAATCCGCGGACCTGCTTCTCGAAGTCGCCGATGCCGGGCTGCCACGTCCCTTGCTCCGCCCCGCGGACGTTCCGGAAGACACCCGCCATCTTCTCATTCTGAACAAGGCCGACCTCGGCGAGCACGCCGATTGGTCAGGCATCGAGGCCGTGCGCATTTCCTGCCAGCTTGACCAAGGCTTCGACCGCCTCGAAGCCGTCATCCGCGAGGCCCTCCACCTCGGCAGCGGCGAATGGGGCGATCACGCCGTGGCGATCAATGCCCGTCATCAGGCATGCCTCGCCCGCGCCCGCCAATCGCTCGCCGCCGCCTCCGCGTTCCTGGAACCACCCGCCGATACCGAGCTCGCCGCCATCGATCTCCGCGAGGCGCTCGATGCCCTCGGCGAAGTCGTCGGCCGCGTCGATACCGAGGATCTCCTCGGCGTCATCTTCTCCAGCTTCTGCATCGGGAAGTAG
- the folE2 gene encoding GTP cyclohydrolase FolE2 — MKELKDTQNERDDRRLPIDRVGVKGLRFPVEVSDKGGSVQRTVATVSLAVDLPAHFKGTHMSRFVEALHAHGGCLDVRTIASLPRELLRKLDARKAHIEFQFPFFLSKAAPVTGKQGLLDYEVRFEVEAEEGKPTDFIVTVFVPVATLCPCSKAISDRGAHNQRGIVTYSIRSTEPIWIEDLIALVERSASCELYSILKRPDEKAVTERAYDNPVFVEDLVRNVASRSNAHESITWYRVEAENFESIHNHNAYAVIEKH; from the coding sequence ATGAAGGAACTCAAGGACACCCAGAACGAGCGCGATGACCGCCGTCTGCCCATCGACCGCGTGGGCGTGAAAGGCCTGCGCTTCCCGGTGGAGGTCAGTGACAAGGGCGGCAGCGTCCAGCGCACAGTCGCCACCGTCTCCCTCGCCGTCGATCTTCCCGCCCACTTCAAGGGCACCCACATGAGCCGCTTCGTCGAGGCCCTCCACGCCCACGGCGGCTGCCTCGATGTGCGCACCATCGCCTCCCTGCCGCGCGAGCTGCTCCGCAAGCTGGACGCCCGCAAGGCCCACATCGAATTCCAGTTCCCCTTCTTCCTCAGCAAGGCCGCGCCTGTTACCGGCAAGCAGGGCCTGCTCGACTACGAGGTCCGCTTCGAGGTCGAGGCCGAGGAGGGCAAGCCGACGGATTTCATCGTCACCGTCTTCGTCCCCGTGGCCACGCTCTGCCCGTGCTCGAAGGCCATCAGCGACCGCGGCGCGCACAACCAGCGCGGCATCGTCACCTACTCCATCCGCTCCACCGAGCCGATCTGGATCGAGGACCTCATCGCCCTGGTGGAACGCTCCGCGAGTTGCGAACTCTACAGCATCCTCAAGCGTCCGGACGAAAAGGCCGTCACCGAGCGCGCCTATGACAATCCGGTGTTCGTGGAAGACCTCGTCCGCAACGTCGCCTCGCGCTCGAACGCGCACGAATCGATCACGTGGTACCGCGTGGAAGCGGAGAACTTCGAGTCCATCCACAACCACAACGCCTACGCGGTCATCGAGAAGCACTAG
- the hisC gene encoding histidinol-phosphate transaminase, whose protein sequence is MNIDHYANRFVCDLVAYEPGKPIDETARELGLEPADIVKVASNENPLGPSPRAKEAMIAALEDAHIYPDGGGYRLRSAIAGKFGLSIDNVVLGNGSNEIIELLCHSFLNARAELIAAEHAFVVYKLMATLFGAKYVEVPDPGFVHDLDAMADAITEDTRLVFIANPNNPTGTMVGQEELDRFMARVPDHVVVAFDEAYHEFLDKAPDTLKYIAQGKNVCILRTCSKIHGLAALRIGYALASKGVAAILQKARQPFNVNSIAQAGAIAALTDDTHVENTRRVNREGLAFYSQAFKERGLEYVPSVANFVLVKVGDGDRVFRDMLKQGVIIRAMRSYKLPDWVRISIGTKEQNERCLEVLDAVLGTVAVS, encoded by the coding sequence ATGAATATCGATCACTACGCGAACCGTTTTGTGTGTGACCTGGTGGCTTACGAGCCAGGCAAACCGATTGATGAGACGGCCCGCGAACTCGGCTTGGAGCCGGCGGACATCGTCAAGGTCGCTTCGAATGAAAATCCGCTCGGCCCTTCGCCGCGCGCGAAGGAGGCGATGATCGCCGCTCTTGAAGACGCCCACATTTATCCGGATGGCGGCGGTTACCGCCTGCGCAGCGCCATCGCCGGAAAGTTCGGCCTCTCCATCGACAACGTCGTCCTCGGCAATGGCTCGAATGAAATCATCGAGCTGCTCTGCCACAGCTTCCTCAATGCCAGGGCGGAACTCATCGCCGCGGAGCACGCCTTCGTCGTTTACAAGCTCATGGCCACCCTCTTCGGCGCGAAGTACGTCGAAGTGCCGGACCCGGGCTTCGTCCACGATCTCGATGCCATGGCGGACGCCATTACGGAGGACACCCGCCTCGTCTTCATCGCGAATCCGAACAATCCCACCGGCACCATGGTTGGCCAGGAAGAGCTGGACCGCTTCATGGCCCGCGTGCCGGATCACGTCGTCGTCGCTTTTGACGAAGCCTATCACGAGTTTCTCGACAAGGCCCCGGACACCCTCAAGTACATCGCCCAGGGTAAGAACGTGTGCATCCTCCGCACCTGCTCGAAGATCCACGGCCTCGCCGCGCTGCGCATCGGCTACGCGCTCGCGTCGAAGGGCGTGGCCGCCATTCTCCAGAAGGCCCGCCAGCCGTTCAACGTGAACTCCATCGCCCAGGCCGGCGCCATCGCCGCGCTCACCGATGACACGCACGTGGAGAACACCCGCCGCGTGAACCGCGAGGGTCTTGCCTTCTACTCGCAGGCGTTCAAGGAGCGCGGCCTGGAATACGTGCCCAGCGTGGCGAACTTCGTCCTCGTGAAAGTGGGTGATGGCGACCGCGTCTTCCGCGACATGCTCAAGCAGGGTGTCATCATCCGCGCCATGCGCAGCTACAAGCTGCCGGACTGGGTCCGCATCTCCATCGGCACGAAGGAGCAGAACGAACGCTGCCTGGAAGTGCTGGATGCCGTGCTCGGCACGGTGGCCGTGTCATGA
- a CDS encoding ubiquinone/menaquinone biosynthesis methyltransferase, whose protein sequence is MPDADYVRDAFARIADRYVLTNHVLSGGADLWWRHVVTARIKSWKPHRLLDVASGTGDLALSIQDACPECEVIASDFCAEMLAHAGRRGIAKTIVADALNLPFESASFDVVTVAFGLRNMADYEAALREMRRVLKPGGRLVILDFSLPQGVLRTPYRFYLHNVLPKMAGWLTGQRDAYEYLGGSIEAFPSGEGMIQLLEKCGYASASCTPMTFGVVSFYEATQPS, encoded by the coding sequence ATGCCTGATGCCGACTACGTGCGCGACGCCTTCGCGCGGATCGCCGACCGCTATGTGCTGACCAATCACGTCCTCAGCGGCGGCGCGGATCTGTGGTGGCGGCACGTGGTCACCGCCCGCATCAAAAGCTGGAAACCGCACCGCCTTCTCGATGTCGCCAGCGGCACTGGCGATCTGGCGCTCTCCATCCAGGACGCGTGCCCGGAGTGCGAGGTCATCGCCTCGGATTTCTGCGCGGAAATGCTCGCTCACGCCGGGCGGCGCGGGATCGCGAAAACGATCGTCGCGGACGCGCTGAACCTGCCTTTCGAAAGCGCCTCCTTCGATGTCGTCACCGTCGCCTTCGGCCTGCGGAACATGGCGGACTACGAGGCCGCGCTACGCGAAATGCGCCGCGTTTTGAAGCCAGGCGGCCGTCTCGTGATCCTGGATTTCTCGCTGCCGCAGGGAGTCCTGCGCACGCCCTACCGTTTTTACCTCCACAATGTCCTGCCAAAGATGGCGGGCTGGCTCACCGGGCAGCGGGATGCCTACGAATACCTCGGCGGCTCCATCGAGGCCTTCCCCTCGGGAGAGGGGATGATCCAGCTTCTGGAAAAGTGCGGCTATGCCTCCGCCTCCTGCACGCCCATGACCTTCGGCGTCGTGAGTTTCTACGAGGCGACGCAGCCCTCCTGA
- the scpB gene encoding SMC-Scp complex subunit ScpB produces MELSAIVEALLIASEEPLATSEVARLIRARVAEAEDVRAREIEEGKEPAALEEWLTNLAAVSSEQVAEAIAALNTAYEESGRAFYLTERAKGWKLYTRPKYGEFVRQLFPGRKPERLSGPAMETLAIIAYRQPITKAAMEAVRGVACDGMLQKLLDRDLIRIGGRAELPGRPLLYETTDLFFEHFGIRSVDDLPNAAELRKVKLPEPDEAKPAEPEPQQLSLGANAESSSES; encoded by the coding sequence ATGGAACTCAGCGCGATCGTCGAAGCCCTGCTCATTGCCTCGGAGGAGCCCCTTGCTACCTCGGAAGTGGCACGGCTGATCCGCGCCCGGGTGGCGGAGGCGGAGGACGTCCGCGCCCGTGAGATCGAGGAGGGCAAGGAACCTGCCGCTCTGGAGGAATGGCTGACCAACCTCGCCGCAGTCTCGTCCGAGCAGGTGGCGGAGGCCATCGCCGCCCTGAACACCGCCTATGAGGAATCCGGCCGTGCTTTCTATCTGACCGAGCGGGCGAAGGGCTGGAAGCTCTATACCCGCCCGAAGTATGGCGAATTCGTCCGCCAGCTTTTCCCCGGCCGGAAGCCGGAGCGACTCAGCGGCCCGGCGATGGAGACGCTGGCGATCATCGCCTACCGCCAGCCGATCACGAAGGCGGCGATGGAGGCGGTCCGCGGCGTGGCCTGCGATGGCATGCTGCAAAAGCTGCTGGACCGCGACCTGATCCGCATCGGCGGTCGCGCGGAGCTGCCGGGCCGGCCGCTGCTGTATGAGACCACGGATCTTTTCTTCGAGCACTTCGGCATCCGCAGCGTGGATGATCTCCCGAATGCCGCGGAGCTGCGCAAGGTGAAGCTGCCGGAGCCGGATGAGGCGAAGCCCGCCGAGCCGGAGCCCCAGCAGCTCAGCCTGGGCGCGAATGCCGAGTCATCCTCCGAGTCCTGA
- the rpmG gene encoding 50S ribosomal protein L33 has product MPREIIILECTEAKAEGKPTSRYVTTRNKKSLRTPGRLEKVKFNPFLQRRTLHRELR; this is encoded by the coding sequence ATGCCACGCGAGATCATCATCCTCGAATGCACCGAAGCCAAGGCTGAGGGCAAGCCGACGTCCCGCTACGTCACCACGCGCAACAAGAAGAGCCTGCGCACGCCGGGTCGTCTCGAGAAGGTGAAGTTCAATCCCTTCCTGCAGCGCCGCACCCTTCACCGCGAACTCCGCTAA
- a CDS encoding CPXCG motif-containing cysteine-rich protein, which yields MEFAEVTCPTCFETFEVAVPPDEELPTEYDYDCEICCRPMVIVFSREGVWAKGLGE from the coding sequence ATGGAATTCGCCGAAGTGACCTGCCCGACCTGCTTCGAGACCTTCGAGGTGGCCGTGCCGCCGGACGAGGAACTGCCCACGGAGTACGACTACGATTGCGAAATCTGCTGCCGCCCCATGGTCATCGTCTTCAGCCGCGAGGGCGTGTGGGCGAAAGGGCTGGGGGAGTGA
- a CDS encoding endonuclease/exonuclease/phosphatase family protein produces MRPLLCLLAFASLASATDFNVVSFNIRNGGRRMDGKYDHAFQQEILKKLKPDLVALQEVDHITKRNGNVNVAATYAAALGMTSAYAAAMPYDGGAYGAAVLSRFPVVADESIHLPVKDGEPRVCVIRFVKVPDAGVIAIAGVHLDSGNDDTARQENVKLILQRLKSVKEPVIITGDFNDTPDSAVLKMFADAGFRRVTPKGDAASFPADQPRVIIDHVLLRDGSGLTLQDAGTEVVAESNGSDHRPLLSHLKLVKM; encoded by the coding sequence ATGCGTCCGCTTCTCTGCCTCCTCGCCTTCGCTTCCCTGGCCAGCGCCACCGATTTCAACGTCGTCTCCTTCAACATCCGCAACGGCGGCCGCCGCATGGATGGGAAATACGACCATGCCTTCCAACAGGAGATCCTCAAGAAGCTGAAGCCGGACCTCGTTGCGCTGCAGGAGGTTGATCACATCACGAAGCGCAATGGCAATGTCAACGTGGCCGCCACCTATGCCGCCGCACTCGGCATGACCTCCGCCTATGCCGCAGCGATGCCCTATGATGGTGGCGCGTATGGCGCGGCGGTGCTGTCGCGCTTTCCGGTGGTGGCGGATGAATCGATCCATCTGCCGGTGAAGGATGGCGAGCCGCGTGTCTGCGTGATCCGCTTCGTGAAAGTGCCGGACGCGGGTGTGATCGCCATCGCCGGTGTCCATCTCGATTCAGGCAATGACGACACCGCACGGCAGGAAAACGTGAAGCTCATCCTCCAGCGCCTGAAGTCCGTGAAGGAGCCTGTCATCATCACCGGCGATTTCAATGACACGCCGGACTCCGCGGTGTTGAAGATGTTCGCCGATGCGGGCTTCCGCCGGGTGACGCCAAAGGGCGATGCCGCCAGCTTCCCCGCCGATCAGCCGCGGGTCATCATCGATCACGTGCTGTTGCGCGATGGCAGCGGCCTCACGCTCCAGGACGCGGGCACGGAGGTCGTCGCGGAGTCGAATGGCAGCGATCACCGCCCGCTGCTATCGCACCTGAAGCTCGTAAAAATGTAG
- a CDS encoding beta strand repeat-containing protein — protein MFPRPLLIALLSSVAGPAGAGTFTWTNPAGGSWGTPSNWNSAPTFAADDLLDFSTLNITANAATTLDGNRTVGSLKFGDATTVSNTWTVNAGTGGTLTLSTTTGNPTITTVAAADVVTLNVAIAGTQTIVKAGAGTLNLTGANTFTGLFQVDPAANSIVNVSGNQSAATGGWNIRAGATVNFQAGSTIAVASGKSITLANESTAGHTLNVAGTVTSSGTLSVQAAGNVNLNSGAAWTQNGSMTIQPNTSFASAQMTVNTGASFTYAGSTAITLAASPGSNGGSGSLNLSGGTFTTGRGFNNSSSGTAGAANLNFSNGGTLKLSADIATLATTNTRPFNITVGTGGGKIDTNGFNTTLALPVSGTGSLEKLGAGNLTLTGTNTYTGATTVTAGKLLVNGATNSASAVDVAAAGTLGGNGSVAGAVNVTGALAPGVGIESLATGALTLNSGSTLAYELNSTALGGDLLVVNGALTLNGLASLSLTELAAGTLTIGNKLTLINYSGTWNGGTFSGLADDSTFTLGANQWQINYNDVTGGSNFGGEQTGPGFVTLTVVPEPSCAVLGGLGLLYLLRRRRL, from the coding sequence ATGTTTCCGAGACCCCTCCTCATTGCACTGCTCTCCTCGGTGGCAGGCCCGGCCGGTGCAGGCACGTTCACATGGACCAATCCGGCCGGAGGCTCCTGGGGCACTCCCTCGAATTGGAACAGTGCCCCGACCTTCGCGGCCGATGATCTGCTCGACTTCTCCACGCTGAACATTACCGCGAATGCCGCCACCACCCTCGATGGCAACCGCACCGTCGGCTCCTTGAAATTCGGGGATGCCACCACCGTCTCGAACACCTGGACGGTGAACGCGGGCACAGGCGGCACCCTCACCCTCTCCACCACCACCGGCAATCCCACGATCACCACCGTCGCCGCCGCGGACGTGGTCACGCTCAACGTCGCGATCGCCGGCACGCAGACGATCGTGAAGGCTGGCGCGGGCACGCTGAATCTCACCGGAGCGAACACCTTCACCGGTCTCTTCCAAGTCGATCCGGCTGCCAACTCCATCGTCAACGTCAGCGGCAACCAGTCCGCCGCCACCGGTGGATGGAACATCCGGGCCGGTGCCACGGTCAATTTCCAAGCGGGATCCACCATCGCGGTGGCCAGTGGCAAGTCCATCACGCTCGCAAACGAAAGCACCGCCGGGCACACGTTGAATGTCGCGGGCACGGTCACTTCCAGTGGCACCCTCTCGGTTCAGGCAGCGGGCAATGTGAATCTCAACTCGGGAGCCGCCTGGACCCAGAACGGCAGCATGACGATCCAGCCCAACACCTCGTTCGCGTCCGCGCAGATGACGGTGAACACCGGAGCCTCCTTCACCTACGCGGGTTCCACGGCGATTACGCTGGCGGCCAGCCCCGGTTCCAATGGTGGCAGCGGCTCTCTGAATCTCAGTGGTGGCACCTTTACCACCGGCAGGGGTTTCAACAACAGCAGCAGTGGCACCGCTGGTGCCGCCAATCTGAACTTCTCCAACGGCGGCACGCTCAAGCTCTCCGCTGACATTGCCACTCTCGCCACGACCAACACCCGTCCGTTCAACATCACCGTCGGCACCGGCGGCGGCAAGATCGACACCAATGGTTTCAACACCACCCTCGCGCTTCCGGTCTCCGGTACGGGCAGCTTGGAAAAACTCGGTGCGGGCAATCTCACCCTGACCGGCACGAACACCTACACCGGCGCGACCACCGTCACCGCGGGCAAGCTGCTGGTGAACGGTGCCACCAACAGTGCCTCCGCGGTGGACGTGGCGGCGGCAGGTACCCTGGGTGGCAACGGCAGTGTGGCCGGTGCGGTCAATGTCACCGGCGCACTCGCGCCGGGAGTGGGCATCGAATCTCTTGCCACCGGAGCACTCACGCTCAACAGCGGCTCCACTCTGGCCTATGAACTCAACTCGACCGCTCTCGGCGGCGACCTGCTTGTGGTCAATGGAGCGCTCACGCTCAACGGCCTTGCCTCCCTCTCCCTCACGGAACTTGCCGCGGGAACACTCACCATCGGCAACAAACTGACGCTGATCAACTACAGCGGCACTTGGAACGGTGGTACTTTCAGCGGCCTGGCCGATGACAGCACCTTTACCCTCGGAGCCAACCAATGGCAGATCAATTACAACGATGTGACTGGCGGCTCCAATTTCGGAGGAGAACAAACCGGCCCGGGCTTCGTGACTCTCACGGTCGTTCCGGAGCCATCATGTGCCGTGCTCGGTGGTCTCGGCCTGCTGTATCTCTTGCGCCGCCGGCGTCTCTGA